From a single Metopolophium dirhodum isolate CAU chromosome 6, ASM1992520v1, whole genome shotgun sequence genomic region:
- the LOC132947245 gene encoding autophagy-related protein 9A → MPETGYQVLNSEREEEVHFQFTPNIARNRWNHIEDLDTFFTRIYLYHQRHGFICLILQSTLDLLQVIFLLVFSLFLFYCIDYPVLFRDKPADSSRVMNGTDKVRLSDVFLPASKCTSKFTFFTYLYMIPLLMFAFFRLMKVFNVAYHFADIKAFYNVALHIPDKELQNYTWREIIHKVIEAQKEQNMCIHKLDLTELDIYQRILRTKNYLIALVNKSVLPTHFNIPFLGDVIYFSHGMKYNLNLLLFWGPWSPFENNWHLKPEYKQPGKRLELARSMRKTISWVALINILLSPVIFTWQLIYKLCDNAQMVKNEPSVLSIRMWSLYSKIYLRHFNELDHELSARLSRAYVPAAKYLQSFAAPVSVIIAKNTMFFTSAIMVPILAMTVYDDSILSIEHMITILSGLSLLFLICRSLVDDDKEIVCQESLMTAILTEVHYLPDSWVGKAHTQQVSNQFSQIFPFKANYLFNELISPLVTPFILFFWLRPRSLEIVDFYRNYTAEVAGVGDVCAFSMMNLRKNGNPAWRSPGPSSPGTPTAKLPQVDQAEDGKVEMSLLSFSVRNPTWDPVDIEAKEFVDEIIAKTRQKYSSTSNSIINPFQHHDMIGGSTLNIAEIPSCLIGLDQSTRLLHKEGLTGRPNRINCSSIMRSSIFSTNDYLTSIEVNQSALLLHSIHRKQLDERGNNTSTSISQSALKTNTNLQERTPLLKPGSRII, encoded by the exons atgccTGAAACTGGATATCAAGTTCTTAATTCTGAAAGAGAAGAAGAAGTTCATTTCCAGTTCACTCCCAATATAGCTAGAA acCGATGGAATCACATAGAGGACTtggatacattttttacaagaaTCTATCTTTACCATCAGAGACATGGTTTTATTTGCCTCATTCTTCAATCAACACTAGATCTCTTGCAAGTGATATTCTTATTGGTGTTTTCCCTATTTCTGTTTTACTGCATTGACTACCCAGTACTTTTCAg AGACAAACCAGCAGATTCAAGCAGAGTAATGAATGGTACTGATAAAGTACGCCTATCTGATGTTTTTCTCCCTGCTTCAAAATGTACTagcaaatttacatttttcacataTCTATACATGATACCACTATTAATGTTTGCTTTTTTCCGGCTTATGAAAGTGTTTAATGTTGCGTATCATTTTGCTGATATCAAAGCATTTTATAACGTTGCTCTACACATACCTGAC AAAGAGTTACAAAACTATACTTGGCGAGAAATTATACACAAAGTAATAGAAGCACAAAAAGAACaaaatatgtgtatacataAACTGGATCTTACAGAACTTGACATTTATCAACGTATTTTAAG aacaaaaAACTACTTAATAGCTCTTGTGAATAAATCTGTGCTTCCTACACATTTCAATATACCATTTCTTGGTGATGTAATCTATTTTTCTCACGGAATgaagtacaatttaaatttgttgctTTTct gGGGTCCGTGGTcaccatttgaaaataattggcATCTTAAACCAGAATATAAACAACCTGGAAAGCGTTTGGAGTTGGCACGGTCAATGCGTAAAACTATTAGTTGGGTtgctttaattaatatattgctaTCTCCAGTAATTTTTACTTGGCAATTAATTTACAAGTTGTGTGACAATGCTCAA ATGGTAAAAAATGAACCGAGTGTACTCAGTATACGTATGTGGTccttatattcaaaaatatatttgcgcCACTTCAATGAACTGGACCATGAGCTCAGTGCTCGACTTAGTCGAGCGTATGTGCCTGCAGctaaatatttacaaagttTTGCAGCACCTGTTAGCGTTATAATTGCAAA gaatacaatgttttttactAGTGCTATTATGGTACCAATACTTGCAATGACTGTTTATGACGACAGCATTTTATCGATTGAACACATGATAACTATATTGAGTggattatcactattatttttgatttgtcg aagtcTTGTTGATGATGATAAGGAAATTGTTTGCCAAGAATCATTAATGACCGCTATATTGACTGAAGTTCATTACCTACCAGATTCATGGGTTGGAAAAGCTCATACACAACAAGTCAGCAATCAGTTTTCCCAAATTTTCCCATTCAAAGCT aatTATTTGTTCAATGAATTAATATCCCCACTAGTCACACCATTTATACTGTTTTTCTGGCTTCGTCCCAGATCCTTGGAAATCGTAGATTTTTACCGTAATTATACTGCAGAAGTAGCAGGAGTTGGTGATGTATGTGCTttttcaatgatgaatttacgCAAAAATGGTAATCCAGCTTGGCGTTCCCCTGGCCCTTCATCGCCGGGAACCCCTACAGCAAAATTACCTCAAGTAGATCAGGCTGAAGATGGAAAAGTAGAAATGTCTCTTCTCAGTTTTTCTGTACGCAATCCTACTTGGGATCCAGTTGATATTGAAGCTAAAGAGTTTGTAGATGAAATAATTGCTAAGACTCGTCAAAAATATTCATCCACCAGCAATTCTATAATAAACCca tttcaacATCATGATATGATTGGTGGTAGTACATTAAACATTGCAGAAATACCTTCCTGTTTAATTGGGCTTGATCAGAGCACAAGGTTACTGCATAAAGAAgg gtTGACTGGTCGTCCAAACCGAATCAATTGTAGTTCTATTATGCGCTCATCAATATTTTCTACAAATGACTATTTAACTTCAATAGAAGTAAATCAAAGCGCGTTGCTTTTACATAGCATTCATAGAAA ACAACTTGACGAACGAGGCAATAACACTAGTACTTCAATTTCTCAATCTGCTCTTAAAACCAACACCAATTTACAAGAACGAACTCCATTGCTGAAACCAGGTTCAAGGATTATCTGA
- the LOC132947511 gene encoding uncharacterized protein LOC132947511, protein MERNDIVALRCKFLRQMCTLRKNKDDRPVVYLDETWVNQNHSRTLIWQNENNSGGLKVPTGKGGRLIVCHAGCSRYGFIEGSKLVFRSNTGNTTDYHNQMNGEVFKEWFIQLLKNLEEPSVIVMDNAPYHSILRDKYPKSNWRKTEVQQWLNEKNIEFHPLETLPELRQKVKNLLPREKKYELDDIAIEMGHEVIRLPPYHCKYNPIELIWAQVKGQVAKFNNTFKMVDIERLTHEALDAVTIDDWTKCVRHAEEIQDEDNKNEIMRDTMIEPIIMTILPDDSDWSDDEEDIDEENHG, encoded by the coding sequence ATGGAGAGGAATGATATCGTCGCACTTCGGTGTAAATTTTTACGACAAATGTGTACGCTGCGAAAAAATAAAGACGATCGTCCAGTGGTTTATCTCGATGAAACGTGGGTAAACCAAAACCATTCACGCACCCTTATTtggcaaaatgaaaataattctggTGGTCTGAAGGTGCCGACGGGTAAAGGAGGCCGACTTATTGTATGCCATGCAGGATGTAGTCGCTACGGGTTTATAGAAGGGTCAAAATTGGTATTTCGAAGCAATACCGGAAATACCACGGATTATCATAATCAGATGAATGGTGAAGTATTCAAAGAGTGGTTTATTCAACTGCTTAAAAATCTAGAAGAGCCATCAGTTATAGTCATGGACAATGCGCCTTACCATTCAATCCTCAGAGACAAATATCCGAAAAGTAATTGGAGAAAAACCGAAGTACAACAAtggttaaatgaaaaaaatattgagttccATCCATTGGAAACATTACCTGAACTTcggcaaaaagttaaaaacctattgccacgtgaaaaaaaatatgagctgGATGACATTGCAATTGAAATGGGTCATGAGGTAATCCGTCTTCCACCATACCACTGTAAGTATAACCCAATTGAGTTAATTTGGGCTCAAGTTAAGGGCCAAGTAGCGaaatttaacaatacttttaaaatggttGATATTGAGCGGTTAACACACGAGGCATTAGATGCAGTAACAATAGACGACTGGACGAAATGCGTTCGTCATGCAGAAGAAATTCAGGACGAGGacaacaaaaatgaaataatgagGGACACCATGATAGAACcaataattatgacaatattaccaGATGACAGTGACTGGAGTGATGATGAAGAAGATATTGACGAAGAAAACCACGGATAA
- the LOC132947248 gene encoding uncharacterized protein LOC132947248, translated as MMDDDRLSINALPDEILLCIFRMLTATEFVATLPLVCDRWSRIIASDACTLKRVGMHHANASAAVEFFYFRDENERSLMFHWQSDEYTARLVQYSYDQFDDSGIGGPVRRIGYANAFYLCARYAEICGHITTLIISSNLCAYATDGFTYVDCLTTLVLHGVRIREADQYTLAELGTVYCNVTDVMYLKCSLASRFDLKFLHAGFGQLRRFRADHNSVGVRFLEDLLYAHRGTLETVVLGDSTVTGDRWIDVLSERLRGRTINRLNMHSAYFTERCVNRFLTSADLILPDDRSNVTIDSELSRISFSIDIVPLR; from the coding sequence atgatggACGACGATCGACTGTCCATAAACGCACTGCCTGACGAGATTTTGCTGTGCATATTCCGAATGCTGACCGCCACCGAGTTCGTCGCGACGTTACCGCTCGTGTGCGACCGGTGGTCGCGGATAATCGCGTCAGACGCTTGCACGCTAAAGCGGGTAGGCATGCACCACGCGAACGCGTCTGCTGCTGTCGAATTCTTCTACTTCCGCGACGAAAACGAACGGTCGCTGATGTTCCATTGGCAGTCCGACGAGTACACTGCACGGCTAGTGCAGTACAGCTACGACCAGTTCGACGATAGTGGCATTGGCGGTCCGGTGAGGCGGATTGGTTACGCGAACGCGTTCTACTTGTGCGCGCGGTACGCGGAGATCTGCGGGCACATCACCACGCTGATAATCTCGTCCAATCTGTGCGCATACGCCACTGACGGGTTCACGTACGTCGACTGTCTGACCACGTTAGTATTGCACGGCGTCCGGATCCGGGAGGCAGACCAGTACACGCTCGCCGAACTGGGCACCGTGTACTGCAACGTGACGGACGTGATGTACTTGAAATGTTCGCTCGCCTCTCGTTTCGACCTCAAGTTCCTGCACGCCGGGTTCGGGCAGCTACGGCGGTTCCGAGCCGACCACAACTCCGTCGGAGTCCGGTTCCTGGAAGACCTGTTGTACGCGCACCGGGGCACCCTTGAGACGGTCGTGCTGGGCGACTCCACGGTGACGGGCGACCGTTGGATAGACGTCCTGTCGGAAAGGCTCCGTGGACGAACCATAAACCGCCTGAACATGCACAGTGCGTACTTCACGGAGAGGTGCGTGAATCGGTTTCTGACCTCAGCCGACTTGATCCTGCCCGATGACAGATCCAACGTGACCATCGACAGTGAGCTAAGTAGGATCTCGTTTTCCATCGACATCGTTCCCTTACGATGA